The Helicoverpa armigera isolate CAAS_96S chromosome 15, ASM3070526v1, whole genome shotgun sequence genomic interval gcagttggcacggtttattgccaaccaaaaaaataattatagaaaaataatttatgtatataaaatagtgtacagatttaataaaaataattgatagatttcctacgtaatactaatatataaaataatttttagatttcaataattttagtgatattttatggaagttaatttttgattaaagagccatctattatcacttgaagatattaaatactttaggaagaggattgcagatggcgcttttctaaattttttaccgAAATCTAGTCAAGTACGGCAGTGACCAGCCCCTGGTATTGGCATTGTCATACATTTCGCACAATAGGCTGCACGAGTGCTGGCTCCGAGAGagtttaagtgttttaagtAAAGAACATCACAGTAATAATGTTGTTGTAGCGTGTTGTCGTGCTGGTACGCTCCCGCCGCGGCCATGGGCTACGACATCGGCTGGATCATCCCGCGGCTCCGGAACCCCGGGAGACTGTGGTACTGCGCGAGTTCTATCACAGTCGCCGTCGTCGgattatttagtaaaattatcATTGGTAAGCACAGTTATCTTTCTGACACGCTTTCTTTGCAATAAGCAGTGCATCTTGTGTTAAACAGTATTGCTCAAACGCGTGATTTTGAATACGTAATGTGTTAGTGTAGTGGGGACCGAACCCTTACATCAGCGTACATTTGTAACTTGTTGCTTAGGACGTGGACGCTCCTCCGTACCAACATTTCATTTATGTATTAAGTGATTGTGATGGGCCCTATAATCGATAGTGCTTAACCTCAGTTCAAGTATAAGTCATAAAGCTCAATGTCCAACTACTAAAACATTATCCAAATGTTGAACTGTCTGCCAGTATTTGTATATTATGTCATGTGTTGAATCAGTGAATAATATGTATACACCTATGATTATAAATGAATAGTTGTAGGTTGTGTTGCCCCATAAGACTGCTAGTTGGAGAGAGTGTACCAGCACGGGAGAGTGCTGGTCATCTCGGGTGACAACTGTTTGCCAGTGCACCAGTGGCTCGGGCCCCATGACTGCTACTCTGGATGTATTGTGATTTCATTACATCATAATTTTACATttgatcaaaaataaaactggttgtcTCTTAAGTATACTATTAAGAAACTTGGAAATAAACTCTTTcaattcataatattttgtgtttagaGAAAGTGAAGAAAGAGTTAGTAAGGTatgttttgaagtaattttttttttgggcaAGAATGTGGATGAATCCTTTACTTAGCAAGATAAACAAACTTAACATAGAACTAGTTATGCAACAAATGTTTGTTAGTTTTATATTACTGAGGTTAAATAAGTCAAGATCAAACTGTATATTGTATGGCTCATAGCCCAGCTCTAAATATATGCTCAGGgacaaatatttattcactttaaatattcattaaacgCCTCAACAAGCTACTGTTGCTagtgaaactaaataaatgacTCAAGAGCAAGTGTCTAGCGACTGTTGCACTAGTATGGATATTATCTCATAGCTGATGCCTTTTTGACCCATTTGCTGGAATTAGGTTAAACATAGAATATTGTTTATCTACAGCTTCACAATGTCATTCTACATTgagaaattttaataataattaaaataaacttgcaACGTGAAGAatgcattttttacaaaaatctttCAATTGTTCTtcaatctatacaaatattaaaaagcatTCAGAAGCCTTCTATTTTGGCTTCTGAATACTTTCACTCTTGTGCACAGGAagtgtataatcatcggcacggatattgagctctctgCAGAAGAGTGGGGATTGCTATGTGCaccgtacacttatggcaagaaaaaacatacacccttttattatttattttttcctaagaTCCCTACATAATTTCATACTGGCTCAATGATGTAAAGCaagattttatattgatttatttaatggaGAAATAGAAATTGGGATTTAATTAGGTAATCAAAAGTgtttctaatttaaaatataggttAAATTTTCtagtttgacaaaaaaatactactacGTACCTTGGTACTTTTCTTGTTAACTCACTTGAGGAGTcacttattaaaatgaaaaacattttttataaaaaataaaaatatattttataaaaattggtGTCAATTAAATTGGCGTGAGGTACGTCAACTGCAGCAAAGATCCAATCCCTAGTGACGGCTATggcgcgatgcgctgcgggccaatcaccgctttaccccgCCTCCCCGCCTCACTTCATATCaccaaagggacccaataaatcacttctgcgcaggtgaaggtcagcactcaatatccgtgccgaagATTATAATAGAAACTGCAGGCGGATTCTAGTTACAGTTAATATAAATTCCAGCGAGACTTTAGTTAGTGAATGTACGTTTTACAGTGATGTAAATGCCGTAGTGAACGTGCAGTGAGTTGAGTGCGTTGTGTTGCAGAGTTCCTGAACAAGACGACGGTGTACAACCGCGAGACGCTGGCGGCGGCGGTGCGGCGGCCGCGCGGGCAGCCGCTGCTCACCGTCTCCAACCACCACTCGTGCTTCGACGACCCCGGACTCTGGGGTCAGTGCCCTCTCGCACCATGTACAGCCATGCCGCGCGCGCCGCCTACACTCAATACTTGTTAAACACTCACTATTTTTGACAAATAATCCTAATAAAAAGccataatgtaataataaacgGGAATACGCATTCCCGTTTATTATTACACTATGGCTAGCTACATAACAAAGGTTCACGTAACCCTGGCGCGGCCGCTCCCACATTTTCCCGAgctataaattacttttacgtTATAATGGGTGCGGGTTGCCGCATCACGCTCTGATGAAAGCATATCGTGCTAAATTctactaaataaaacatacctacataaaggtgtataggtaggtatgatgGTCAGTAATGTTTGCAACTGATAGGCTGTTTAGCTACTGAAGACCTTAGGAACCAATAAACCAACAATACTTTTCTTATGTACCTATGCCTGTTCATGAAAACAAATGTAACGTGGTGACATAGTTTGCAAACCAAATAAGGGCAGTAcgtaaatatagataaattataaTCACGTGTCCACTAGCCAAAATAGTTATTACTACATGTTCGTCTTACATTTTATAAGTAGGAACGATAATCTGTGCGATAAGCGCGTACCGTGCGATACATTTTTATCAGCGGAATACTTGTAGGCAGTGAGGCAAGTCGGTGTCGTTCACGAGTTGTTCGGTTACGACTGCACTCATTTTGACCACTAGCTGTTTTGCCGCGGTTCCACTCGTGgaatatatgttatggaccaagtgataaattgggcagtatacataatgcctggtcattatgaaaaatgcccaatatgagagtgcagtttgataataattattcaaataatcaaattgaccgggcactatgcatattgcccgtgaccttttgggcaaagtaatacaaacatatttaatttcattttttttattgttattgacatttaacttaaaataaactaaatatttggatttggattaattatgaaggacttctgccttaaatgacatcataaaatatatttatttagcttctaatttttttactcagtacgttaaaaatataacacatcccatatcaattgacccagcatggaagtaagcatgcaacatgcagcaagcatggcttctgtcacggctccggcgctgcggggctccggcggccccatgcgagcttatcgtcgcagatggttttcacgctcaccaccgcagcttcggcttgctggcacAGCCGGcacagccggccagcctcagccgtggcgccgagcgcttcaactacccgcgcctcagctcgcaggccgcctcgcccctccgcgcctacacggttttgaattgcactctaggggtaggacagacaagactacgtggagtcggttttgcagcgattcgttttcgtcactaagttcaatttttaatacaatgttttgaatccaaattaaattctaccataaaaaaaacgagccaagaaaaatgagatcaagaaaaacgaggccgagttagtaaattagatgacaattttccaattaataatgttgtggctaaacttataatttcccattaaattagaacataatataatttaaaacaataatcatgaaatatgtagcaagtaacaggatttatttattagaacaactgccaccctcgcaccgcataaaatatacatagctttattatcaaattgcccaactgtcatgtagcaatataataatgcccgtacaatgtgaaaaataatgaagttaagatagttattaatcacttgtcccgataaagctagacattattcatacataataaataaataatgcccgaattaatcacatggtccataacatatacctacatatttcgcGTACCAAAAATATAGTACCGTAAAATATAGCACCCTGGTATCCCGAGTaactttacaacagtgaaataatttttcaaatcggttcagaagttttggaGGCTTTAAACAAATAAGCAGCATCGGGCACGCGTGGCACTGGTAGTGGCGGCATTGTGCGCAGCGCACAATGGCGGCTGACGTCAACCACAGCTGATGCCGACCACCGGCCATTGTCGCCGCAGCCTGCCGCTCTTACTGCGTGCCGTGCCATCCACGATGACATAAACATACTActatactactactactatatcTACTTGATAGGAGATTCGTTGAGGTCATCAAGCATTTTACTCAAATCGTCCAGGGTCTCAgcaacaaatgaaaataaataaataattatttagtaaatggATTAAGAAATAACGACGAGCACAAGAAATATAGATTTGTTAGACAGATTAGAGGTTTAGCTAAGGAGGATGTGTTGTCGCAGGCGTGCTGGACGTGCGGTCGCTGACGAGCCGCTCGCGCATGCGCTGGTCGCTGGCGGCGCACGACATCTGCTTCACGAACGCGCTGCACTCGTGCTTCTTCGCGCTCGGCAAGTGCGTGCCCGTGGTGCGCGGCGCCGGCGTGCACCAGCCCGCCATGGACTTCTGCGTGGAGCGGCTGGCGCGCGGCGAGTGGGTGCACATCTTCCCCGAGGGCCGCGTCAACGTCAACAAGGAGCACATCCGCTTCAAGTGGGGCGTGGGCCGGCTCGTGGCCGAGTGCCCCGCGCCGCCGCTCATCGTGCCCGTGTGGCACGAGGGGCTGGACGCCGTGCTGCCCAACCAGGAGCCCTACCTGCTCAAGTTCCGCAAGCACGTCTTCCTCAACGTGGGCGAGCCCATCCAGATACACCAGCTGCTAGACAAGTTAGTACAATACtactttacattattattatgtcgGCTGTtaacctaatcacattaaatcctatcacatacactttatgatattctatggcgagtTGTTAAAAAATCAACGTACCTAATTCAATCAGTGAtttggccacaggagtcatttttcgtttcataaaatttacaacatcatgtgtaaagcagagataaagttaggttaggttttttttttgctgcggaagaatctggattcccgcggccccgagcacacgtgcaaggaggacacaagggggttttagccggtaggaGTCCGGCATACTCCTCCGCCtttccccaggcggaggaagtccatcaGGATTTCcccctcccaaaaaaaaaaaaggttagcaTGTTTTGacaaagttttgtttgtaatgactgactcttacatggtgttctaattcccgtttatttttatttactttttcctttgtttaaaaaaaaaaaaaaatatttttacgtatttcattttcttcttcGTGCTAATCGACGTATATTACCAGTAGGTATAGTAAcgtgtttaatttattgtgattaGGTACTAAACACTGTGTATGTCAAtgttaaccagtatattaacgtgtttaatttaatgtgattaggtacaacaCACTTTGTATACCTATACTCCATATGAATAGGCGCTTAACTAAAGGTCAATCTTGATATAACTTTTactcaattataataattaaacaaaacaatgattcaATTGGTTAATCAGATTCagaaaatttatttgttaaacataaAGTTGTTATTGTTGTAATAACGTTGATTTTAGGTCACATTTTAATTCAACTGAGTTTTTAActaaaaagtcctatcaagattgTGTCTTCTTCTTCCGGACAAAGGATTCGCCTCGGTTCTCTCGTACGTATCACGATGGTTCGCCCAGAGAGAGCGTACGCGCGAGCATTTGCGACTTACTCCGAATGATGGGATTGAACGAAGCGGCAACATTGTGCTTAGCTTCTGTAAGCGGCGACTGTTCGCAGGTCAATACAAACGAAGGGGAATTGCAAAATGAaattttctgtgtttttttaCTAAACGTCATGTGCTACCTGCCTAGCCGCTAGCATTTTCCGACTAtgttgggcttccagtctaaccggatgcagctgagtatcaatgTTTTACAAAGAGAAACTGCTTATTTGCCCTCCTCGAccgagttacccgggcaacccaatacctcttaaaattatatacttctTTTGATTGTGTGTAACTTTTTACCAATATATAAATCGATTTGTAAATGTACCATTTTAATTTcgtcatattttattgtttgcgaTTTTACATGATCTCCGCATGTTAATTGTATCTATGTTAACTGTAATATCTACTATgtatactatttttaaaaagcgtAACCgtggagtttcttgcccattCATGGGAGGCTACTTTTGAAAtgcaacaataattaattaatttatgcaatattttatttatatttttgacgttaatAAGTCCTTGTAAAGAccgaaatgaaataaatgattcaaCTTTTCAAGACTGATTGTCAGgctttctgactacccgtaacgacccaccagtttatcgtaccttccgaaacacggaagaacttgtCATCGGACTCCCGGCTGTCATTCGAACATTTTTGACAATCGTTAGGTACGGGTTACGGTTATCTGTGTTGCCGAGGTAACCGGACCGAGGAGATCAGATATGCATCCGGTTAGAGTGCAACACGGTCGGGGCGCTAGGCACAGCAGCGCAAGTATAGTGTGTGTGGCAGGCTGCGGCGCGCGAACGCCAGCGAGGAGGAGACGCGCGCCGCCATCACCGACACCATCCAGCGCGAGCTGCTGCGCCTGCGCGACGCCACGCACGCGCTCatccgccgcgccgcgcccaaGCGCGCCGCCGACCTgctggcgccgccgccgccgcgccagGACCCCGAGCCCGAGCTCTAGCGCCGCCAGTATTACCCAGCCCACAGCTGGAGCCCGCCTCTACTCCTTACTTCTTCTATTCTAAGTTTATCACGTGGGAATGTTTATCGATAAGGTTAATATGTCGTGTGCGGTGAGTACGTGTGTGTGCGTGTTGCGAAGTCGCGTCTTGTCGACGGCGCCGGCTTCGCCCACTGTTGATGTCGCAGGAGCTTCTACGTATTTTGTATCTACTCACTAATTTTTTATAAcgaattttttgaatatttttttacaccaGTTTACCTAATCTATATCATTTATATCCCTTAGGATAGCGACTAATATCGAGTGTCTCCTGTTATACTGAGCGACGCCGCAGCTCGCGACGCGTCGCCGGACGCATCGCGGGCTGCGGCGCGCCTCGCGGATATCATACATGTGATGAGAGATTTAATTCAGCGGCTACCGCCATCTCAACAACCAAAGACTGTTGCACACATAatgtacacaatattttatatccaaaatatttttaaacatgtttattaaaaataatcttttaaatgaattatatttttcacataaaagtaaatattaaggTATAATTTGGTGGCACACGTCGCATATTCTTAAGCCGTCCATGCATTGCGAGTCACGGGCCGAGACCGCGCACAGCGAGTGCCTCGCACCCTGGATACACTTCATGTATACTCGTGACGAGGCATATGCTACGTATGGCGATGCCTCGACCCGACCATAATGTTGCTATCATTTTTCTATAGACAGACACGCCTCAAGCCGAGGCATTCATTGTGCGCCGTCCATGGCGCATGCCTTGCAATGTCTGGATCCACCTTTAGGTGTTCAGTTGTGGACCGAGCGCTGCACCCTGTGTCACACACCATTGACATCGGACGTGTCAACTATTTATTGcgaaaatattatatcaatacgtacagtcaacttcaggtcagtggtaacagttttataggaaaatcgtacttattactattgagttaaggtacatgacagttaccactgatgtgcggtctaccgtacactGCAACGGTAATAGTACGATGTCAAACTAAAAATCAATATGTTCAATTTTTTAtggcaaaaataattatagtactTAAGTAGCTACGCGTTAACTCTACAAAAAGAAGTGTTACATAAGGAGGGTGCAGTTGTGCTGTTGCTGACACAACTGAACATGCGAATGGTGTGAAAAGTAATCAGAGCAGAATAGTAATGAAGCGTTACCGCGGCAGTGGAGGCGCGTGGCTCGCTGTGCTCGAGCCGAGAGCGAGCGGTGACGACGCGCGCCTCTGTCCGAGACGCGAGTCTTCCGAtcgctaattattatttattgttattttgtaaataatagttatGTTGGAGGCGAGTGCGGTGCACTTGCGCCAGTTTGTACAGTCAGCCGCCATGTTGTATATAAGTTTACCTAGATGCTATAGTGTTGTTGTGTTAAGCCATAACATAATCATGTTCTGTTGTCCAAATAAGTGTGATGTGCTTTTTGAGGAAATAATTTTTCCAAATAAATCGATGGACATAAAGTTACCTTGTTTCCTTTTTTACGATtaagtaataaaagaaaattatgcatCCTACCTATACAACAGAATAAGCatggtgaatgaaaaaaaagtaattattccgtcttttaaataacactaaaagagtggacacgtatttttattttctctcacaaactAAACAccaacgaagatacaacactaGAATGTTGTGTTTCGTAACTTTTGAGCACTTTCACAAAAACCCGCTCCCAACTCCCAACCCTTCTGCCTTATATCTGAGTGAATTAGATATATCCTGTCCTATATTTTTTGGTAACCTAAAAGACGGAATAGAACTATTGTACATTAGCGTATAGATAGGCGGTACTGTGGGACAAGGCATTTCTAGGCGACGATGATGTATAAcggggttattcccgctcggtaacaccctttcatcaacactgttgacgatcgggaaaaaagtttcgttcgttcacagtgttgacgaacgtaCACgtatccttcgcttgctcggtcatcaaaatcgagcccgcggttaaaaagcaactttgcactcttgtataacaaataactattaaaagtATATATGAaggaatttaatgtgattaggtgcGATACACCCGATATACTCTATCTGTTGACTTCAGGCCAGGCACCTGTGACAGATTCAGCCGTTCTAGCGCGAGTTAGTATAACAGAGAATTGGCCGCTGCATACATGACGGATTTTTTATGTAAGGGTCGGacgtcatttttttaaatatcttttcaaaatgtacggaCCGAACAGGAACATGACACTCACGGGCAATCACAAAATGACAAACTGACAAGGTAGCACAAGTTGAACAAGAAGCAATAAAGTGTCCCACAGGACAGTGCACGTCGCGTGCGCTCCGGTGCGCTGGCCTGTTCTACTGCAAGGAGATAAACCAACAACAAACAACCTataaattactaatttatttaatttcatttaaatgcaatttataaaattgaattacattaacaaaaacttaaataatgtgTCACTAGTACTTGGTAGGTAGTAAGAAACTGCCGCCGGCCctcgtttttttttcgttatagCGGCTAAACCACGAAGGAAGGTAAGATAAGCGGATACCTTAAataaggtaggtcaggtgccttctgtGGGCACGAAAAACACTTGCAAGTGAACTAATGTgttgttcgggttctttgaaacatacaggaatgaattttatccagtgcgcaaatTTTACGTATTATACCTTCCGTAGGCCATAAGCTTTTTCGACTTTCACTTAATTTGCGTTTTTCTAGATTTTTAAGTTTCTTTACTCTTTTTGGACAAAAGGCTCCACCTTTTgccttttatttgtttagttttttaacTGATTCTATATCTGTTCTGTAGTCATAAAAAAACCAGCGTTTAAAACTGAGATAGTCGGCTATTCCGCGTGGGGCCTTGGGCGGCGAAAACAGTAAATCAGCCGCTGATCGATGTGATCTGGTGCAAGAGAGACAGAACAGTAAGATCAGACACTAGCACCAGGCGCGTCTTTTGTCAAAATCGCTCCAGTTCAAGGGTTGGAATGGTATTGTTAATACGATTGTTAACCCGAAACCCAGATTCGAAATTTTCAGTTATATCGGATGGATATACGGACTTATAAGGCTGAATGCTCTTCTATTTAATATCTAAAGTTGCAAGTGCTTCATTTCATCGTAAATAGTGTATCACTTAAAGTTGACTCACAATCATTTTGATGAAGTATGCGTCACTTCAGGTCGGTGACCCACAGTAGAGTCACACTTACATTACACTAATAACATAGACATATACttctacattataattttactatcaaaaatataacacatcacATAATATGTCGATTAAAACAATTTGGTTTACTGGTTCGTCGTTTACGTAATACGAGTTTACATTTGTGCAGGAGCGAGTACGTTGTTCTGTTGTCGAGCATTGCTCTCATCTACATTACTACTCATTACAGATATCTTCggcattttcattttaaatatttatagtacaaTGTCAAAATCGGTACTCCGTTGCACAATTAAATAAACATCGAAGAAGAAATTATCACAGGAGTGTTACATCTGTCAATGTGAGTATCTCACCTATCACCAATACATCGGGAGAGTCGGCGAGAGAGTTATGATCGAGTAACCGAAGAGAACTCGTGCAGGCGAGCGGCGGCGGTCAGTCCGTGGCCGGGTGCAGCGCCAGCACCGGCGACGCGCCGAACGGCGGCCGGTACTGAATACCCAGCTCCGCGAACACGGCCTGCGGCACGCACACGTCCGCCAAGTACTGCAGGCCCAGCTCCGGCGCCAGCGCCGCCGGCAGCGCCAGCACCGCCGCGCGGCACGACACGCCCGCCCAGCCCGCGCTCGGCGGCTCCAGCGCCAgcaccgcgcccgcgcccgcgccgcccactCCAGCGCCGCGCCCAGCTCGCCCGCCGGCTCCTGCGCCGGGTCCGACAGCGCCAGCAGCACCACGTCCGCGCCCGGCAGCGCGCTGGCTCCGCCGCCACGCCGCTCGGCGCCAGCGCCGCCAGCTCGCGCCGCAGCGCCGCGCagtcgggcggcgcgggcgcggccagcagcgcggcggcgcgggcgccgtGGCTGCCAGCAGGCAGGCGGCCGCCAGCCCGCGGCGCCGGCGGCGTGCGGGCCCGCCAGCGCCACCACGGTGGGCGCCTGGTGCGCGTTGCGCGGGTCGAGGCGCCGGCCGCCGCCCGCCAGGCGCAGCGCCAcgtcggcggcggcgcgcgccaGCAGCGTGTCGGCCTGGTCGCGCAGCCCGCGCGCGCCAGCGCCCGCCACAGCGCCGCCGCAGGCGCCGCGGGCACGCCCAGCCCCTCGTCGGTGACGAGCAGCGCGGGCGCGGGCTCGGGCAGGCGGatggcgcggcgcggcgcgggcgcgggcccCAGCACGTTCTCGTCGTGGCGGAACTTGCCCAGGTGGTCGGCCTGGCGCACCACGTCGGGCTTGTGCGAGTTGCGCAGCTCCTCCCAGAGCGCGCGCTTGTTGAACAGCGCCAGGTTGCCCTCGAAGTCGAAGTCGTCGTCGAGCTCCGCGTCGGCCAGGTCGCCGAAGCAGGCCTCGTTGCGGCGGCGCGCCTTGTCGTACACGTTGGCGGGGCCGCGGCCCTTGGGCGTGGAGCTGGCGTTGCCGTAGCTGCCGGCGAGGCTGGCGCTGCGGGCGGCGCGCTGGATGTCGATGGGCTTGCTGCGCGGGCGCGCGGGGCGGGCGGGGGCGGCCGCGCTGCTGGCGGCGCCGCTGCCGCCGGCGGCGCTGCTCTGGTTCCCTGACACATCAAACACCCTATATGTTTCTGTACCAAACATCTGACGTTTTTTAGGACAGATATCGGCCTTTTTAGGCTTCCGTCGTAAACTAGGAACCCTTATAGGTCCGTTAGCACTAAAATACAGCGCGCAAAAGCGATTCAGGGCGTTTCTGGGCTATCGGCGGCCAGTTAT includes:
- the LOC110377908 gene encoding tafazzin, yielding MGYDIGWIIPRLRNPGRLWYCASSITVAVVGLFSKIIIEFLNKTTVYNRETLAAAVRRPRGQPLLTVSNHHSCFDDPGLWGVLDVRSLTSRSRMRWSLAAHDICFTNALHSCFFALGKCVPVVRGAGVHQPAMDFCVERLARGEWVHIFPEGRVNVNKEHIRFKWGVGRLVAECPAPPLIVPVWHEGLDAVLPNQEPYLLKFRKHVFLNVGEPIQIHQLLDKLRRANASEEETRAAITDTIQRELLRLRDATHALIRRAAPKRAADLLAPPPPRQDPEPEL
- the LOC110377931 gene encoding LOW QUALITY PROTEIN: enhancer of mRNA-decapping protein 3 (The sequence of the model RefSeq protein was modified relative to this genomic sequence to represent the inferred CDS: inserted 2 bases in 2 codons), which produces MSNWVGYAISVNCGEPLGCYQGTILEADGSTITLTKAFRNGFPYPKSQVTLNAADIKDLKIIESRPEPAEQTHSTVAVTKGLKKAQRATVCENLQANPTSSGNQSSAAGGSGAASSAAAPARPARPRSKPIDIQRAARSASLAGSYGNASSTPKGRGPANVYDKARRRNEACFGDLADAELDDDFDFEGNLALFNKRALWEELRNSHKPDVVRQADHLGKFRHDENVLGPAPAPRRAIRLPEPAPALLVTDEGLGVPAAPAAALWRALARAGCXDQADTLLARAAADVALRLAGGGRRLDPRNAHQAPTVVALAGPHAAGAAGWRPPACWQPRRPRRRAAGRARAARLRGAAARAGGAGAERRGGGASALPGADVVLLALSDPAQEPAGELGAALEWAARARAXVLALEPPSAGWAGVSCRAAVLALPAALAPELGLQYLADVCVPQAVFAELGIQYRPPFGASPVLALHPATD